A stretch of Cucumis sativus cultivar 9930 chromosome 2, Cucumber_9930_V3, whole genome shotgun sequence DNA encodes these proteins:
- the LOC101203009 gene encoding F-box protein SKIP14 codes for MALNFSCRPLIPLHLSEDNLVSPMRIANGYIVEGIPENNAEGCRKPWHRGREVDDCFDHGKDSCSDSSQDPVSKDILHILPADPFGMDISTTFTAITGWLEDMEVDYDECFSNRAGTGAGAGAGAGAGGKDIEFFACMNFIWNNALKFQTFPETKSTVQKPYPIYSCDRCLDGKVTGDVACCCDFGSICSMDEAFFANDDAPSCCGQLDIECQEQNYTYTEIDGGAPHAALSFALCYLGVQDLLSVGRVCRSLHSVVQDDPLLWRNIHIGQPLNEKITDNILLQLTNRARGNLQCLSLVECPRITDEGLKRVLESNPRLTKLSVPGCTRLSIEGVVSSLRAFKLTSTQGVKHLRIGGLYGVTQEHFEELNFLLGIDSSLTQKNSYKQHFYFRGNFYVSCDDKRAMDIEKCPRCQNPRIVYDCPVDGCQGKEHATQACRACTLCIPRCIQCGRCINESSEYVETFSLELLCSDCWKPLLTCQEKSNGREQENGFVRHA; via the exons ATGgctcttaatttttcttgtcGTCCATTAATCCCTCTGCACCTTTCCGAGGACAATTTAGTTTCTCCAATGAGGATTGCCAATGGTTATATTGTGGAGGGCATCCCTGAGAATAATGCCGAAGGCTGTAGAAAGCCATGGCATCGTGGCCGGGAGGTGGATGATTGTTTTGACCATGGAAAGGATAGTTGTTCAGATAGCTCACAGGATCCTGTCTCTAAGGACATTCTTCATATTCTGCCTGCGGATCCATTTGGCATGGATATAAGTACCACTTTTACAGCAATTACGGGATGGCTTGAGGACATGGAAGTGGACTATGACGAGTGTTTCAGCAACAGGGCTGGCACTGGCGCTGGTGCTGGTGCTGGTGCTGGTGCTGGCGGGAAGGATATCGAGTTCTTTGCATGTATGAATTTTATTTGGAACAACGCTTTGAAGTTCCAAACGTTCCCTGAGACTAAAAGTACTGTTCAGAAACCTTATCCGATTTATAGCTGTGATAGGTGTCTGGATGGAAAGGTAACTGGCGACGTGGCCTGCTGTTGTGATTTTGGATCCATTTGCAGCATGGATGAAGCCTTTTTTGCTAATGACGACGCTCCTAGCTGTTGTGGGCAGCTGGATATAGAATGTCAGGAGCAGAATTATACCTATACGGAGATTGATGGAGGAGCCCCTCATGCAGCCTTAAGCTTTGCCCTTTGTTATTTGGGTGTCCAGGATCTACTCTCTGTTGGAAGGGTTTGCAGATCTCTGCATTCGGTGGTACAGGATGACCCCCTTTTATGGAGGAACATTCACATAGGTCAACCATTGAACGAGAAGATCACTGATAACATTCTATTGCAATTAACTAATAGGGCTCGAGGTAACCTGCAATGCTTGAGTCTGGTAGAATGCCCAAGAATCACAGACGAGGGTCTGAAGCGCGTGCTTGAAAGCAATCCTAGGCTTACGAAA TTGTCTGTTCCTGGATGTACCAGACTCAGTATTGAAGGCGTTGTTAGCAGCTTGAGGGCTTTCAAGTTGACTAGTACTCAAGGTGTGAAACATCTACGAATTGGTGGATTGTACGGGGTGACACAAGAGCATTTCGAAGAGTTGAACTTCTTACTGGGAATTGACAGCAGCCTTACACAGAAAAATTCTTATAAGCAGCATTTTTATTTCAGGGGAAACTTTTATGTGTCTTGTGATGATAAACGTGCTATGGATATTGAAAAATGTCCAAGATGCCAAAACCCGAGGATTGTCTATGATTGCCCTGTAGATGGTTGTCAGGGAAAAGAACATGCTACCCAAGCATGTAGAGCATGCACCCTTTGTATACCACGATGTATCCAGTGTGGTCGATGCATTAATGAGAGTAGCGAGTATGTGGAAACATTTAGCTTGGAATTGCTCTGCTCAGATTGTTGGAAGCCATTACTGACGTGTCAAGAGAAAAGTAATGGGAGGGAACAGGAAAATGGTTTTGTCCGCCACGCTTAA